One Plasmodium vivax scf_4497 genomic scaffold, whole genome shotgun sequence genomic window, cacatttatttataggCAATCGTGATGTATCATCTACTATTTTTTGACGgcttttatcatattttggGAATGTTTTAGCCATATTATGAAGAGTACATGTATCCGAAAATTTCCAGTTATAATGTATATCTTTATTTGTATCTCTAAGACATGTAACCTTCTTAGTAAAGTGTTCATAATAATGCTTTGTGTATGCATTAAAATTGTCACAATACGTACTTTTAAGCCCATCATCATTTTGTTGGCATTTATGTTTAAGTTCATCCCTATTTACACAGTAAACCATAAAATCAAAGCACTTTTTCATGTCAACCAAAGGTTCGTCATAATGTTGCCTTTTACATGAAACAGAAGAATTTTTTAGTGTACcccataatttttcaataacTTGCCATGCAGCATCATTAACACCTattactttttctttccttttcttgtcTAGCCAATAGTTTAAATAAGAACagcaattctttttaatatggGTACAATGAGTTGTCATggaagaataattttttttgagcttggaaaaaaatagttcTACATGTTCTTTTTGATTAGATTCTATCGATGATAATTCATTTTCAATATGTACTTGTTCTATTCCATTTTCATTATCCAAAATGCTTATGAATTCTGATAATGGGCAGTGACCTTCGGCATGTTTCTACAATATGAATGttataaatagaaaatatgCGAATAAGaactaataaaattataataatatacttCATAGGTTAGagtgtatttatattaatttttatgtgtaattcgttttgcataaaatattaatattacaaATGATCCCATTTTCCGATAATTGTAGTAAcaaaaaacataattaaaatttatagaataa contains:
- a CDS encoding variable surface protein Vir3, truncated, putative (encoded by transcript PVX_160260A; 3' truncation due to end of contig.); amino-acid sequence: MTTHCTHIKKNCCSYLNYWLDKKRKEKVIGVNDAAWQVIEKLWGTLKNSSVSCKRQHYDEPLVDMKKCFDFMVYCVNRDELKHKCQQNDDGLKSTYCDNFNAYTKHYYEHFTKKVTCLRDTNKDIHYNWKFSDTCTLHNMAKTFPKYDKSRQKIVDDTSRLPINKC